CGTGGAACCAAATCTATGATAAATGACTGAACCAAAACTAAACCCAATCAAAAAGCAAAAAGTCATCCTAAAAAATTTAGTGATACACATGAAATTATTCTCAATTTTTTAACAGCTAATtgcacttttttttctttttatttttctctctggCCTGTAGATGCCTAGTCCTACACCTAACCCCACGCAAATGGATAGACTCCTGTATTTTGAGCAGCAGCCATAGTGGAATACCGACGTAATCTGACTGACTGCTGACTGACTACCTggcttttatattttttgtataaaCAAACAGCCTCATGTCCTCAGAGGCTCAGACTAGAGTCAGatcctccatcaccaccaccaccaccaccccaccGCTCTGATGAGTCAGCCTCCATCAAATTATTGTTTCTACCAATCATATATCACTTTCAGTCCTTATTCACACACACCCCACTGATCTTCTTTGTCTTTGCCTTCCTTCAAAATCAAAAATTTTCTTCTGAAAATTAAAGATCTAAAAAATAGGAGATGAAGAAATCATCATTGGCTGGTTCAAATTCAAGACCAGCATCAGTATTACCACATAAAACCCAGAACCTTAGAGAAATCTATTTGATTGGTAAAAAACTAGGTCAGGGTCAATTTGGTACAACCTATCTATGTACTGAGAAATCAAGTGGTAGTGAATATGCTTGTAAATCAATCCCAAAGAGGAAATTAATATGTAAAgaggattatgatgatgtgtggaGAGAGATCCAGATAATGCATCATTTATCTGAACATAGTAATGTTGTAAGAATTAAAGGGGCTTATGAAGATTCTGTTTTTGTTCATATTGTTATGGAATTATGTGCTGGGGGTGAATTGTTTGATAGGATTGTAAGTAAAGGACATTATACTGAAAGGAAAGCTGCTGGTTTGTTGAAAACTATTGTGGGTGTTGTTGAAGCTTGTCATTCTCTTGGTGTTATGCATAGAGATCTTAAACCTGAGAATTTCTTGTTCTCTAATACTGATGAAGATGCTTCTCTTAAAGCTACTGATTTTGGTTTATCTGTCTTTTATAGACCAggtttgtttctttctttcttttcctcatttCTCTTGATTTGTTTCTTTGATCTGATTCAAGCTTATGGTGTTCCCTTGGATTAATGTGTTTTTGACAGTCCTGTGATTCTTTATACATGTTTTATGTACAAATGGGGCTCACCAGAATGCTATATTGACTCATTCTGTGTCCAAGTTTGTGTTTTATGCTTTTTTTTAATGAGTACTTTCAAAAGGGTGTTTCATTAATTTGATCAATTTGAGTTCATTTGAGAGTTATGGAATTTTTAATCTCAAAAACTGTAGTCATTTGCTTTGAGGTTATTAGCCAATAATCATTACTTGATACCAATCATTAGTTCTCGGAAGGTTATAAGTATTAAATTCTGGTTTTATTATCTTAGTTCTTGGAAGGTTACTTCCTGGTTCCACTTAAATTAATGTGCTTGGGGAGGGCTATGCACACTGGACGGTGTTGGATAACCTCAATGCATATGCCAACATGTTAGGTGCCTGAGGTTTGTGTAATGATCTTCACAACAAAGACAAGGTCATTTGGTGGCGTATATGTTAGGGTTGTCAAACAACCCCCTCATCATAGATTTCCCCCTTCATATCTGTCCAAATGTATCTTTTGCTATTCTTGACTGGTTGTGTGCCCTGGTCTTAATTTCTATTTCCAACTCCTTTGTGTACCTCTTCACATCTTTaagcttttatttttattctttttgtgcTGCAGGGGACAGTTTTAATGATGTTGTTGGAAGTCCCTATTATGTCGCGCCTGAGGTGTTGCGCAAGTGTTATGGACCCGAAGCAGATGTATGGAGTGCTGGAGTTATATTGTACATCTTATTAAGCGGCGTTCCACCTTTTTGGGCAGGTCTTTATCTGCATCTGCACATGATGATCTCTATTATCGGCTGCCATTCGCTATAATCTGAATGTGGTccttttctctttccttttttccTTTCCAATATTAACTTTGTTCGACTTGTTATATCCAGAAACTGAGACGGGAATCTTCAGACAGATTTTACAAGGGAAGCTAGACTTTGAATCTGAACCATGGCCTGGAATCTCTGAAAGCGCCAAAGATCTTATACAAAAAATGCTTGAAAGGAACCCGAAGAAACGATTGACTGCTCATGAAGTACTATGTGAGTAGTAAGCTGAGAATAAATAAGTTGTTTCCCTACTTTCAAAAGAGCAAGAAATTATTAGCGGCTTATGCTTTTCTTTCGTTTTGATAGAAAGTGGCTTTTCTGTATCAGGTCACCCATGGATTGTGGATGAACATGTTGCACCTGACAAACCCCTGGACTCTGCTGTTTTATCACGTTTGAAGCAATTTACTGCTATGAATAAACTGAAGAAGATGGCATTGCGTGTAAGATATAGCCTTTTCTTTTATTAATTCTCTTTGTTATCTCTGTGAAAAAGTATCTGCTTCATTTTGACTTGCTTTTCTTGGGTTTGATTTTAGTCATTAGTTCTACTTCTACATGTATAGTACTTGAAATATGTGGGTATTCTGATTGGTGAAACTCAAGAAATATCTACAATGTAGTTACGTAGTTGGATAATTACAAAGGAATATGTGATGGGATTCTATACTGCACACTAAAGATGGTTCACTTGCTCGATACTGAATTTCaaaccataaaaattaaaaaccaataGTGCCTGCTATCAGAATTTATCTGTTCATGAACAGTAGATTGATATGAAGAGGGGGACCATTTCCTTTTATTTGGAATTGGACAGGAATAGTCTAATCATGTTTGGATTAATTGATCTTGCATTTATGTGTCAAAGGGTATCATTTTCAATTCTATTTCGTTTTAGGCAAAATAATTGAGCATCCTTTTGCATTAATCACTCATTTGCAATGCTTTGTTTTGCAGGTAATAGCAGAAAGTCTATCGGAGGAAGAAATTGGCGGTCTGAAAGAGTTGTTTAAAATGATTGACACTGACAACAGTGGGACAATAACTTTTGATGAGCTGAAAGAAGGCCTGAGAAAAGTGGGCTCCGAACTCATGGAACCTGAGATCAAGGCACTTATGGAGGCAGTGAGTATATAGTGAATAGTCTTTTCTTTGAGTTATATGAATTATAGACTATGTTACGTAATTTTCCTAGCTGTATATATGCTTATGTCAACATCTGGAAACAACTATCcttgttctttctttttctctgaaTCCTTTTTTCCTTCTAGTTGACGGTGAATCCTAGACTAGTCAAAAGTGAGGTTAGAACTGGCCCTTGGGGAATCCTAGACTAGTCAAAAGTGAGGTTAGATCTGGCATTTGCGGAATCCTAGACTAGTCAAAAGTGAGGTTGGATCTGGCATTTGGGGAATCCTAGACTAGTCAATAGTGAGGTTGGATCTGGCATTTGGGGAATCCTAGACTAGTCAATAGTGAGGTTAGATCTGGCACTTGGGGAATCCTTGTAAGGGGTTCAGAACTCAACTACATGATGAGAAGGAAACAAGCGGACTTCGTAGAATTTAACCCACAACCTTCTTTTATGAAAACAAACAACACCGGCTTAGTTAGTAGGTCATTCAGGGACTATGGGATTATCCATTgttcttttaggattttgatcTTCTAGAGAAAAAAGGGTACAAAAGCACCAACTTGACTACTAAGGGATTGGTTAATAACAGCATTTGTGCTCCACCTTAATTACGCTGATTTATATATGAAAATGAATCTTACATGTACATTGCAGGCTGATGTCGACAACAGTGGAACCATAGATTATGGTGAATTTCTTGCTGCCACTGTGCACATAAACAAGATGGAGAGAGAGGAAAACCTAGTGTCCGCCTTTGCTTTCTTTGACAAGGATGGTAGTGGTTACATTACCATCGACGAACTTCAACAAGCTTGTGGTCAGTTTGGTCTAAGTGATGTACACCTAGATGACATGATCAGAGAAATCGATCAAGACAATGTAAGTCCAAATCTTTCACTAACCGAGTCCAAGGGCGACCAAAACATTCTCTTTTTAATTAGATAATACTGCTTTATGATCTCAATCTGATAGGGAATTACATTTATTTTACAGGATGGTCAAATTGATTACAGCGAATTTGCTGCTATGATGAGAAGAGGTAATGGAGGAGTCGGAAGAAGAACAATGAGAACCAATCTGAACTTTGACTTGGGTGACGCATTAACAGGAAATGACTCTTGATAGTATATTATAGGCTCTCATCTGGAATGGTGAACtcgatctcttttttctttttgtaacgaGGGAGAACTGTTGATAGGCATTGGGCGAATATTTGATCTTTATAACATAGTCCAGTTTCTCACCATTGTTACAGTTTATACTTCTCCTTCATTTAAGATTTAAGAATTTTGGAGAATTATGTAAAGgagattatttgttttttttgtattcgtaattttctttttcaGATAAATAAGTATTAGCTTCTTTGAAATATGTAGGAGCCATTGCCCATTGGTCATTTGGTCTCTCACttccattttcatttttattttagttgAAAAATAAGTATTCGACATAACCAAAGTTAAATTAATATCTAAAAATTCAAGTGGAAAATAATTGATCCGCACCAAATTCATTTTTCCAAACATTTTACAGCAAGGTGTGACAGACCCATGGACTCAAACTGTACAGAAAGCTCGTCCGATCAGGCCATAGAGCATCCCAGCAACTATGGCTCGGGAAAAAGTTGGAAAACAATCAAATTTACATGAACATGAGGTTACCTACGACTAGGCGTGCATTCCCAATAGCTACGTGTAGCAATTTGTTTTAAGGATGAATTTGGTTAGGGACCTTGTGACCATTTTCGTCGTGATCACAATTCATGTACTTCTTCCAAAACCAATGCTGCTTCCAAACTCTTTCGTTCATATCATCGATCGGCACATTCTTTGTCTCCGGCAAGAAAAACACAACAAAAAGTCCCATGACGAGGATCCAAGctgcaaagaagaaaaagatagtGGCGCGCATATGACACATCATTGATAAGAATGCCTGGGCTATGACGAAAGTGAAGAACATGTTTGAACTAACTGCAAATGCGAAACCCGTCGTTCTTGTCTCAAGAGGAAATGTTTCACTTGGAATCAACCAACCCAACGGTCCCCATGACCACGCAAAGCTCATAACAAACAAACACACCAGCAAAACCACAACTATCGCTTCTACGTGGCCTAACGATCCGGTCGTCTTCAAATCCGATAACAGAATTATCCCTATTACGGTTTGGGTGATGAACATCTGACAACAAGCTTGAAGAAGCAATGCTCTTCTGCCAAACTTGTCAACGGTTTTGATTGAGACCAATGTACTGAAAACATTCACAAGGCCTATAATAACCGATGATAATAGCGAGGCATCGTTCTTAAATCCAACAGTCTGGAATAGAACTGGGGCGTAGAACATAATAGCGTTGATTCCAGTAAACTGTTGGAATACTTGCATCAGCATACCAATAACTAGAGGTGGTCTACTGGAAGGTTGTGCGAGTTTCTTGAAGGGGTTCGTAACCTGATGAGCTAATTCACTAGCATGTACTATTTGATCGTATTCATTGTCAATTTCTTCAGTTCTTCGGATTTTTTGAAGA
This DNA window, taken from Papaver somniferum cultivar HN1 chromosome 3, ASM357369v1, whole genome shotgun sequence, encodes the following:
- the LOC113356163 gene encoding calcium-dependent protein kinase 28-like; amino-acid sequence: MKKSSLAGSNSRPASVLPHKTQNLREIYLIGKKLGQGQFGTTYLCTEKSSGSEYACKSIPKRKLICKEDYDDVWREIQIMHHLSEHSNVVRIKGAYEDSVFVHIVMELCAGGELFDRIVSKGHYTERKAAGLLKTIVGVVEACHSLGVMHRDLKPENFLFSNTDEDASLKATDFGLSVFYRPGDSFNDVVGSPYYVAPEVLRKCYGPEADVWSAGVILYILLSGVPPFWAETETGIFRQILQGKLDFESEPWPGISESAKDLIQKMLERNPKKRLTAHEVLCHPWIVDEHVAPDKPLDSAVLSRLKQFTAMNKLKKMALRVIAESLSEEEIGGLKELFKMIDTDNSGTITFDELKEGLRKVGSELMEPEIKALMEAADVDNSGTIDYGEFLAATVHINKMEREENLVSAFAFFDKDGSGYITIDELQQACGQFGLSDVHLDDMIREIDQDNDGQIDYSEFAAMMRRGNGGVGRRTMRTNLNFDLGDALTGNDS